In Acropora muricata isolate sample 2 chromosome 11, ASM3666990v1, whole genome shotgun sequence, one DNA window encodes the following:
- the LOC136890401 gene encoding uncharacterized protein → MAGSEVLFSSRGDGLQPYSKLKELAQAVCYIEATSTDPQSNEEYQIEGSGFYCKVTLDGSVCYGVITNHHVLESREDCNRGYATFFYEGSENRLRVKLSPSNIFRTHPYLDYTFVGISEDDIGKIHPDVQPIDMKTAPEPTEGDQVIIFQHPQGRPKEFSGDKILHVEKPFVRYRADTDKGSSGSPVVTTTGLKLIAVHHGGKAELGYNRGTLCSEILVHLRTGTYRQDKEVHEGAPPAKRANRSQDESTRSARTVEVLEDLSLDIIPYWKSLGHKLKVPNEKIDEIHLDNVQYPGVKQKAFQMLMVWRELRSDVAKVTELSRALIALGKNRTEMKYCSGSNFMDDTAI, encoded by the exons ATGGCGGGATCAGAAGTTTTATTTTCTAGCAGAGGCGATGGGCTTCAACCATATTCAAAGCTGAAAGAGCTCGCTCAAGCGGTTTGTTACATAGAAGCAACGTCCACTGATCCCCAAAGCAATGAAGAATATCAGAT AGAAGGAAGTGGATTCTATTGCAAGGTTACTCTAGACGGTTCTGTTTGTTATGGAGTGATCACAAACCACCACGTGTTGGAATCAAGGGAAGATTGCAACCGTGGATATGCCACCTTCTTCTATGAAGGATCGGAAAACCGGTTGAGGGTCAAATTAAGTCCTTCAAACATTTTTAGAACACATCCG TACCTGGATTATACATTTGTTGGCATCTCAGAAGATGACATTGGCAAAATTCACCCTGATGTGCAACCAATAGACATGAAGACAGCGCCTGAGCCGACGGAAGGAGATCAAGTAATCATTTTCCAGCACCCGCAGGGAAGACCGAAAGAATTTAGTGGTGACAAAATACTGCATGTTGAAAAACCATTTGTCCGTTATCGAGCAGATACTGACAAGGGGTCATCTGGGTCCCCTGTGGTTACAACTACTGGTTTGAAGTTAATTGCTGTTCACCATGGAGGCAAGGCTGAGTTAGGCTATAACAGAGGAACCCTATGCAGTGAAATACTGGTGCACTTGAGGACCGGAACAT ACCGTCAAGACAAGGAAGTACATGAAG GTGCACCACCAGCAAAAAGAGCAAACCGTTCTCAAGATGAAAGCACTAGATCAGCTCGTACTGTTGAAGTGCTTGAGGACTTGTCACTAGACATAATTCCTTACTGGAAGAGCCTTGGGCATAAATTAAAAGTTCCCAATGAAAAAATTGATGAGATTCATCTAGACAATGTCCAGTATCCAGGTGTGAAACAAAAGGCATTTCAGATGTTGATGGTTTGGAGAGAGCTAAGATCTGACGTAGCAAAAGTAACGGAATTATCAAGGGCTTTAATAGCCCTTGGGAAGAACAGAACAGAAATGAAATATTGTAGTGGTTCCAATTTTATGGACGACACAGCTATATAA
- the LOC136889433 gene encoding tetratricopeptide repeat protein 28-like, giving the protein MGNYRKAIEYNEKSLKIAIEIEIGDRGGEGISYHNIGNDYCSFEQFENAVDSFVSAVNTFNSLRSLFKSKHKWKIKYRELYEKTYTALWRSLLRIKKVDEALFAAEQGRAQTLSDNLLIQFKLPASLSAATFDTEGTISRLSTEITTPNILLGIEGLTIYIWFLRTGNKIVFRQGKLEGDRTEEDPIHALLQFSLVKIGTEDPIRCEDRTFDELDNEQPFSLEVQAEGVGNLPSPPLGNPFRPFYDAIIDPIVDMLGPQDDELVIVPDGALCFTPWAAVIESIRIRIVPSLTSYQLIVSVPDRMREGVLLVGNPCLSQLKKPEPALPCAQKEVEMIASILNTGALVGRQATKAEVMERMSSVGLIHIAAHGNKHTGEIALSPNPGWTSDFPRKKDYVLKMSDVQEANLRASLVVLSCCHSGRGRISKDEGVVGIARAFLAAGARYVLVALWAIDDEATMVFMNSFYQHLKEAKTASAAV; this is encoded by the exons atgggtaactatcgaaaagccattgagtataatgaaaaatctttgaaaattgcaatagaaatcg aaatcggtgatcggggcggagaaggtatatcttatcacaacattggaaacGATTACTGTTCTTTTGAACAATTCGAAAACGCCGTGGATAGTTTTGTTTCCGCTGTGAATACATTCAATTCTTTGAGATCTCTCTTTAAGTCTAAAcataaatggaaaataaaatatcGTGAGTTGTACGAGAAAACGTACACTGCCTTATGGAGGTCGTTGCTTCGAATTAAAAAGGTCGATGAGGCTTTGTTCGCGGCTGAACAAGGAAGAGCGCAGACTTTGTCCgacaatttgttgattcaatTTAAACTACCTGCATCCTTATCAGCTGCAACATTTGACACCGAAGGGACAATATCTCGCCTCTCGACAGAGATTACTACACCAAATATTCTTCTAGGAATAGAAGGACTTACGATCTACATCTGGTTTCTACGCACGGGAAACAAAATTGTATTTCGACAAGGGAAACTAGAGGGTGACAGAACAGAGGAAGATCCCATACACGCCTTACTGCAATTTTCTTTAGTAAAAATCGGAACTGAAGATCCAataagatgtgaagatcgcacatttgatgaacTTGACAATGAACAGCCGTTTAGCTTAGAAGTGCAGGCCGAAGGAGTTGGAAACCTTCCATCGCCGCCCCTAGGTAACCCCTTtaggccattttatgatgcaattATTGATccaattgttgacatgcttggacctcaagacgacgagttagttattgttcctgatggtgcgctgtgctttaccccatgggccgcagttatcgaatcgattaggattcgcattgttccatcacttacaagttatcaattgatcgtAAGTGTGCCCGATCGCATGAGGGAAGGGgtgcttttggtcggaaatccgtgcttaagcCAGTTGAAGAAACCAGAACCAGCattaccatgtgctcaaaaggaagtagaaatgattgcatcaattctcaacacaGGAGCCCTAGTAgggagacaggcaacaaaagctgaagtgatggaACGGATGTCTTCAGtcggtttaattcacattgctgcccacggaaacaagcacactggagaaattgccttgtctccaaaccctggatggacttccGACTTCCCTCGTAAAAAAGATTacgttttgaaaatgtccgacgTACAAGAGGCCAATCTTCGGGCTAGccttgtggtcttaagttgctgtcacagtggacgaggcagaatctcgAAGgatgagggtgtggtcggtatcgcacgtgccttcttagcagctggtgctcgttatGTATTGGTagccctgtgggcaatagatgacgaagctaccatggtgttcatgaatagtttctaccaacatctgaaggaagcaaaaaccgccagtgctgctgtttAG
- the LOC136890763 gene encoding tetratricopeptide repeat protein 28-like, which yields MDDRDESEKGYTRQGEDFQLLGVYRKAIEYYEKRLKIAMEIGDQGGEGTAYGNLGIAHCSLGDYRKAIDYLEKSVKIAMEIGDRDEEGGAYGSLGNAYQCLGDYRKAIEYHEKSLKIATEIGYRGRERGAYANLSNAYSSLGNYRKAIDYLEKSLKIAIQIGDRLVEGTAYGNLGNAYHYLGDYRKAIQYHEKSLKIAIEIDDPCGERTANVNLGNAYNSLGNYRKAIDYLEKSVTIAIEFGDQRVEEGAYGNLGNAHQYLGDYRKAIEYHEKALKIAIEIGDRGGEGTAYANLGNAYISLGNYQKAVDYLEESLKIAIEIGDRRVEERAYKNVGNAHQYLGDYRKAIEYHEKSLKIAIEIGDRGGEGTANGSLGNAYYSLGEYRKVIEYHEKSKKIAIEIGDLQVEEEAYRGLGNAYNSLGNYQKTIEFYEKSLKIATEIGDRQVEEGAYRGLGNACQSLGDYREAIEYHEKSLKIAIEIGDRDGQVGAYGSIGNAYNSLGNYRKAIEYNEKSLKIAIEIGDRGGEGISYHNIGIAYCSFEQFENAVDNFNSAVNTFNSLRSLLKSKDNWKIKYRQLYEKTYTALWRSLLRIGKVDAALFAAEQGRAQTLSDNLLIQFNLPASLSAATFDTEGTISRLSTEITTPTIFLGIDGLTINIWFLSRGNKVVFRQGRLEGDRTEKDPIQALLRSLIKIGTEDPVRCEDLFRPIYDAIFDPIVDLLGPQDDELVTVPDGALCFTPWAAVIQSIRIRTVPSLTSYQLILSAPEGHHKKKGALLVGNPCLKELKKPLENLPCAQEEVEMIASILKITPLTGIHATKAEVMKQMSSVGLIHIAAHGNRHTGEIALSPNPGWTSDFPREKDYILQISDVQEGNLRARLVVLSCCYSGRGRISKGEGVVGIARAFLAAGARSVLVSLWEIDDEATMVFMKSFYQHLKEGKTASAAVQESMKFLRESEKYSKMKYWAPFQLIGDDVKIEFEAEDDVKK from the coding sequence gaagtctcggcaatgcttaccaGTGCcttggtgactatcgaaaagccattgagtatcatgaaaaatctttgaaaattgcaacagaaatcggttATCGGGGTAGAGAACGtggagcctatgcaaatctgaGTAATGCCTACagctcactgggtaactatcgaaaagccattgattatcttgaaaaatctttgaaaattgcaatacaaatcggtgatcggctagtagaaggaacagcctatggaaatctcggtaatgcttaccattacctgggtgactatcgaaaagccattcagtatcatgaaaaatctttgaaaatcgCAATAGAAATCGATGATCCGTGTGGAGAACGAACAGCGAATgtaaatctcggtaatgcctacaactcactgggtaactatcgaaaagccattgattatcttGAAAAATCTGTAACAATTGCAATAGAATTCGGTGATCAGCGCGTAGAAgaaggagcctatggaaatctcggtaatgctcacCAGtacctgggtgactatcgaaaagccattgagtatcatgagaaagctttaaaaattgcaatagaaatcggtgatcggggtggagaaggaacagcctatgcaaatctcggtaatgcctacatctcactgggtaactatcaaaaagccgtTGATTATCTTGAagaatctttgaaaattgcaatagaaatcggtgatcggcgcGTAGAAGAAAGAGCCTATAAAAATGTCGGTAATGCTCACCAGTATCTGGgcgactatcgaaaagccattgagtatcatgagaaatctttgaaaattgcaatagaaatcggtgaccggggtggagaaggaacagccaatggaagtctcggtaatgcgtACTATTCACTGGGTGAGTATCGAAAAgtcattgagtatcatgaaaaatctaagaaaattgcaatagaaatcggtgatctgcAGGTAGAAGAAGAAGCCTATAgaggtctcggtaatgcctacaactcactgggtaactatcaaaagACCATTGAGTTttatgaaaaatctttgaaaattgcaacagaaatcggtgatcggcagGTAGAGGAAGGAGCCTATAgaggtctcggtaatgcttgcCAGTCACTCGGTGACTATCGagaagccattgagtatcatgaaaaatctctgaaaattgcaatagaaatcggtgatcgggatgGACAAgtaggagcctatggaagtatCGGTAATGCCtacaactcactgggtaactatcgaaaagccattgagtataatgaaaaatctttgaaaattgcaatagaaatcggtgatcggggtggagaaggtatatcttatcacaacattggaatCGCATACTGTTCTTTTGAACAATTCGAAAACGCTGTGGATAATTTTAATTCCGCTGTGAATACATTCAATTCTTTGAGATCTCTCTTGAAGTCTAAAGATAACTGGAAAATAAAATATCGTCAGCTGTACGAGAAAACGTACACTGCATTATGGAGGTCATTGCTTCGAATTGGAAAGGTCGATGCggctttgtttgcggctgaacaaggaagagcgcagactttgtccgacaatttgttgattcaatTTAATCTACCTGCGTCCTTATCAGCTGCAACATTTGACACCGAAGGGACAATATCTCGCCTCTCGACAGAGATTACTACACCAACTATTTTTCTAGGAATTGATGGACTTACaatcaacatctggtttctgagcAGGGGAAACAAAGTTGTATTTCGACAAGGGAGGCTAGAGGGTGATAGAACAGAAAAAGATCCCATACAAGCCTTACTGCGATCTTTAATAAAAATCGGAACTGAAGATCCAGTAAGATGTGAAGATCTCTTTAGGCCAATTTATGATGCAATTTTTGatccaattgttgacttgcttggacctcaagacgacgagttaGTAACcgttcctgatggtgcgctgtgctttaccccatgggccgcagtCATCCAATCTATTAGGATTCGAACTGTTCCATCACtgacaagttatcaattgatttTAAGTGCACCCGAAGGACATCACAAGAAGAagggggcgcttttggtcggaaatccctGCTTAAAGGAGTTGAAGAAACCCTTAGAgaacttaccatgtgctcaagaggaagtagaaatgattgcatcaattctcaagaTCACGCCTCTGACAGGGATAcatgcaacaaaagctgaagtgatgaaacagaTGTCTTCAGTcggtttaattcatattgctgcccacggaaacaggcacactggagaaattgccttgtctccaaaccctggatggacttccGACTTCCCTCGTGAAAAAGATTACATTTTGCAAATTTCCGACGTACAAGAGGGTAATCTTCGGgctcgtcttgtggtcttaagttgctgttacagtggacgaggcagaatctcgaagggtgagggtgtagtcggtatcgcacgtgccttcttggcagctggtgctcgttctgtatTGGTCTCCCTGTGGgaaatagatgacgaagctaccatggtgttcatgaagagtttctaccaacatctgaaggaaggaaaaaccgccagtgctgctgttcaggaatcgatgaaattccttcgtgaatctgagaagtATTCTAAAATGAAGTACTGGGCTCcgttccaacttatcggagatgacgtcaaaattgaattcgaggcggaagatgacgtcaaaaaatgA